The Malus domestica chromosome 10, GDT2T_hap1 genome contains a region encoding:
- the LOC103445884 gene encoding putative cyclin-B3-1 isoform X2 yields the protein MTSFKKLDHRQSAVTLQERSKMLAAKPKFSVGQNRVGKDNWTRSSVGVASFKVYTESDTAKADAGSSFRTYAAVNKVSTQENTAALKAGLKSMEKRKGILGNSAANANVGRRALADVSNVKSNSSRIVGGDASKKMTGKSERIKSLQRVSVGTGVRTLNLSSRRSFLGKGRESPSQATSKLQTSKRGIKDLKAPSENQGTKAIGLNRESDVTYGRSTSYTSFKLLRKSLPVLKVNPEQASIPKDNAGTSENSGRKSECNVKVKVGKKVASRVNANARSHLLRNRVSDGFVIMGQRNSNARVLPRNSVRPTLSTLKAHESQRTLKSKGASGPNKLVSAAATSSKTEKVITAFLPDNVKHEATQVELPSEENSRQSASTIISRRKSNRRRSYTSLLMTGSKLLEERVEAMKEEELPSIDDDCNQLEVSDYVDEIYQYYWVSEAQNPPPENLLSIQADITPHMRGILVNWLIEVHHKFELMQETLYLMVTLLDQYLSQVTVKKDDMQLVGLTALLLASKYEDFWHPRVKDLISISAETYTRAQVLGMEKAFLKKLKFRLNAPTPYVFMLRFLKAAQSETKLEHLAFYLIELCLVEYEALRFKPSLLCAAALYVARCTLQITPAWTPLLCKHARYEVSQIRDCAELILRFHKAARVGRLKVTYEKYSSPDLSGVAAIKPLDALPL from the exons ATGACGTCGTTTAAG AAACTGGATCATCGACAGAGCGCTGTGACACTTCAAGAGAGAAGCAAAATGTTGGCTGCTAAG CCAAAATTCAGCGTAGGACAAAATCGGGTGGGAAAAGACAACTGGACACGCTCTAGTG TTGGTGTTGCAAGTTTTAAGGTTTATACAGAAAGTGACACTGCTAAAGCTGATGCCGGGAGCAG TTTCAGGACTTATGCAGCAGTTAACAAAGTATCAACACAGGAGAATACAGCTGCTTTAAAG GCTGGTTTGAAAAGTATGGAGAAGCGAAAAGGCATACTTGGTAACTCGGCAG CAAATGCAAATGTTGGAAGAAGAGCATTGGCCGATGTCAGCAATGTCAAAAGCAATTCTTCTAGGATTGTAGGGGGTGATGCCTCTAAAAAAAT GACTGGTAAAAGTGAGAGAATTAAATCTTTGCAGCG GGTTTCAGTGGGTACAGGCGTTAGGACTTTGAATTTATCATCAAGGAGATCCTTCCTG GGAAAAGGGCGAGAAAGCCCTAGCCAAGCTACTTCTAAGTTACAGACTTCCAAGAGAG GTATTAAAGACTTGAAGGCCCCTTCAGAGAATCAAGGGACCAAGGCTATTGGTCTAAACCGTGAGTCTGATGTTACCTATGGCAG gAGCACTTCTTATACTTCGTTTAAGCTGCTAAG GAAATCTCTGCCAGTGCTAAAGGTCAACCCTGAACAAGCAAGTATTCCAAAG GACAATGCTGGTACTTCTGAAAATTCTGGAAGGAAAAGTGAGTGTAATG TTAAGGttaaagttggcaagaaagtagCATCTAGAGTAAACGCTAATGCTAGGAGCCATCTGTTGAGGAATCGAGTGAGTGATGGCTTTGTGATTAT GGGTCAACGCAATTCAAATGCTCGTGTATTGCCAAGAAATTCTGTCAGG CCAACTTTGTCCACACTGAAGGCGCATGAGTCGCAAAGGACTTTGAAATCCAAGGGTGCATCAGGTCCAAACAAATTAGTTTCTGCTGCTGcaacttcatccaaaactgAAAAAGTCATTACGGCTTTCCTTCCTGATAATGTTAAGCATGAAGCCACTCAGGTAGAGCTCCCATCTGAAGAAAACAGCAGACAGAGTGCTTCAACTATCATTTCCAGGAGAAAGTCAAATAGGAGGAGATCTTACACATCTCTACTTATGACCGGATCAAAG TTACTAGAGGAACGTGTTGAAGCTATGAAGGAGGAAGAACTACCAAGCATTGATGATGATTGCAATCAACTGGAAGTTTCCGATTATGTTGATGAGATCTATCAGTATTACTGGGTTTCTGAG GCACAGAATCCACCTCCAGAAAATTTGTTGTCGATTCAGGCAGACATTACTCCTCATATGCGAGGCATATTGGTCAACTGGTTAATTGAA GTACACCACAAATTTGAGTTAATGCAAGAAACTCTTTATCTCATGGTGACATTGCTCGACCAATATCTTTCTCAAGTAACAGTTAAGAAGGATGACATGCAGTTAGTTGGTCTCACTGCACTCTTGTTGGCATCAAAGTATGAGGACTTTTGGCATCCGAGG GTCAAAGATTTAATTAGCATCTCAGCTGAGACGTACACAAGAGCACAGGTGCTTGGAATG GAGAAAGCTTTTCTTAAAAAGTTGAAGTTTCGTCTTAATGCACCTACTCCATATGTCTTCATGTTAAGATTTCTCAAGGCTGCTCAGTCGGAAACAAAG CTTGAACATCTGGCATTCTACCTCATCGAGTTGTGCTTAGTTGaatatgaagctttaaggttCAAGCCCTCGCTGCTGTGTGCAGCAGCGCTATATGTCGCAAGGTGCACCCTGCAGATTACTCCGGCTTGGACTCCACTGCTCTGCAAACATGCTCGCTATGAAGTATCCCAAATCAG AGACTGTGCAGAGTTGATCTTAAGATTTCACAAAGCTGCCAGAGTGGGACGTTTGAAGGTCACATACGAGAAGTACTCTAGCCCTGATCTCAGTGGTGTTGCAGCGATAAAACCCTTGGACGCACTTCCACTCTGA
- the LOC103445884 gene encoding putative cyclin-B3-1 isoform X4, which translates to MTSFKKLDHRQSAVTLQERSKMLAAKPKFSVGQNRVGKDNWTRSSAVGVASFKVYTESDTAKADAGSSFRTYAAVNKVSTQENTAALKAGLKSMEKRKGILGNSAANANVGRRALADVSNVKSNSSRIVGGDASKKMTGKSERIKSLQRVSVGTGVRTLNLSSRRSFLGKGRESPSQATSKLQTSKRGIKDLKAPSENQGTKAIGLNRESDVTYGRSTSYTSFKLLRKSLPVLKVNPEQASIPKDNAGTSENSGRKIKVKVGKKVASRVNANARSHLLRNRVSDGFVIMGQRNSNARVLPRNSVRPTLSTLKAHESQRTLKSKGASGPNKLVSAAATSSKTEKVITAFLPDNVKHEATQVELPSEENSRQSASTIISRRKSNRRRSYTSLLMTGSKLLEERVEAMKEEELPSIDDDCNQLEVSDYVDEIYQYYWVSEAQNPPPENLLSIQADITPHMRGILVNWLIEVHHKFELMQETLYLMVTLLDQYLSQVTVKKDDMQLVGLTALLLASKYEDFWHPRVKDLISISAETYTRAQVLGMEKAFLKKLKFRLNAPTPYVFMLRFLKAAQSETKLEHLAFYLIELCLVEYEALRFKPSLLCAAALYVARCTLQITPAWTPLLCKHARYEVSQIRDCAELILRFHKAARVGRLKVTYEKYSSPDLSGVAAIKPLDALPL; encoded by the exons ATGACGTCGTTTAAG AAACTGGATCATCGACAGAGCGCTGTGACACTTCAAGAGAGAAGCAAAATGTTGGCTGCTAAG CCAAAATTCAGCGTAGGACAAAATCGGGTGGGAAAAGACAACTGGACACGCTCTAGTG CAGTTGGTGTTGCAAGTTTTAAGGTTTATACAGAAAGTGACACTGCTAAAGCTGATGCCGGGAGCAG TTTCAGGACTTATGCAGCAGTTAACAAAGTATCAACACAGGAGAATACAGCTGCTTTAAAG GCTGGTTTGAAAAGTATGGAGAAGCGAAAAGGCATACTTGGTAACTCGGCAG CAAATGCAAATGTTGGAAGAAGAGCATTGGCCGATGTCAGCAATGTCAAAAGCAATTCTTCTAGGATTGTAGGGGGTGATGCCTCTAAAAAAAT GACTGGTAAAAGTGAGAGAATTAAATCTTTGCAGCG GGTTTCAGTGGGTACAGGCGTTAGGACTTTGAATTTATCATCAAGGAGATCCTTCCTG GGAAAAGGGCGAGAAAGCCCTAGCCAAGCTACTTCTAAGTTACAGACTTCCAAGAGAG GTATTAAAGACTTGAAGGCCCCTTCAGAGAATCAAGGGACCAAGGCTATTGGTCTAAACCGTGAGTCTGATGTTACCTATGGCAG gAGCACTTCTTATACTTCGTTTAAGCTGCTAAG GAAATCTCTGCCAGTGCTAAAGGTCAACCCTGAACAAGCAAGTATTCCAAAG GACAATGCTGGTACTTCTGAAAATTCTGGAAGGAAAA TTAAGGttaaagttggcaagaaagtagCATCTAGAGTAAACGCTAATGCTAGGAGCCATCTGTTGAGGAATCGAGTGAGTGATGGCTTTGTGATTAT GGGTCAACGCAATTCAAATGCTCGTGTATTGCCAAGAAATTCTGTCAGG CCAACTTTGTCCACACTGAAGGCGCATGAGTCGCAAAGGACTTTGAAATCCAAGGGTGCATCAGGTCCAAACAAATTAGTTTCTGCTGCTGcaacttcatccaaaactgAAAAAGTCATTACGGCTTTCCTTCCTGATAATGTTAAGCATGAAGCCACTCAGGTAGAGCTCCCATCTGAAGAAAACAGCAGACAGAGTGCTTCAACTATCATTTCCAGGAGAAAGTCAAATAGGAGGAGATCTTACACATCTCTACTTATGACCGGATCAAAG TTACTAGAGGAACGTGTTGAAGCTATGAAGGAGGAAGAACTACCAAGCATTGATGATGATTGCAATCAACTGGAAGTTTCCGATTATGTTGATGAGATCTATCAGTATTACTGGGTTTCTGAG GCACAGAATCCACCTCCAGAAAATTTGTTGTCGATTCAGGCAGACATTACTCCTCATATGCGAGGCATATTGGTCAACTGGTTAATTGAA GTACACCACAAATTTGAGTTAATGCAAGAAACTCTTTATCTCATGGTGACATTGCTCGACCAATATCTTTCTCAAGTAACAGTTAAGAAGGATGACATGCAGTTAGTTGGTCTCACTGCACTCTTGTTGGCATCAAAGTATGAGGACTTTTGGCATCCGAGG GTCAAAGATTTAATTAGCATCTCAGCTGAGACGTACACAAGAGCACAGGTGCTTGGAATG GAGAAAGCTTTTCTTAAAAAGTTGAAGTTTCGTCTTAATGCACCTACTCCATATGTCTTCATGTTAAGATTTCTCAAGGCTGCTCAGTCGGAAACAAAG CTTGAACATCTGGCATTCTACCTCATCGAGTTGTGCTTAGTTGaatatgaagctttaaggttCAAGCCCTCGCTGCTGTGTGCAGCAGCGCTATATGTCGCAAGGTGCACCCTGCAGATTACTCCGGCTTGGACTCCACTGCTCTGCAAACATGCTCGCTATGAAGTATCCCAAATCAG AGACTGTGCAGAGTTGATCTTAAGATTTCACAAAGCTGCCAGAGTGGGACGTTTGAAGGTCACATACGAGAAGTACTCTAGCCCTGATCTCAGTGGTGTTGCAGCGATAAAACCCTTGGACGCACTTCCACTCTGA
- the LOC103445884 gene encoding putative cyclin-B3-1 isoform X1 — translation MTSFKKLDHRQSAVTLQERSKMLAAKPKFSVGQNRVGKDNWTRSSAVGVASFKVYTESDTAKADAGSSFRTYAAVNKVSTQENTAALKAGLKSMEKRKGILGNSAANANVGRRALADVSNVKSNSSRIVGGDASKKMTGKSERIKSLQRVSVGTGVRTLNLSSRRSFLGKGRESPSQATSKLQTSKRGIKDLKAPSENQGTKAIGLNRESDVTYGRSTSYTSFKLLRKSLPVLKVNPEQASIPKDNAGTSENSGRKSECNVKVKVGKKVASRVNANARSHLLRNRVSDGFVIMGQRNSNARVLPRNSVRPTLSTLKAHESQRTLKSKGASGPNKLVSAAATSSKTEKVITAFLPDNVKHEATQVELPSEENSRQSASTIISRRKSNRRRSYTSLLMTGSKLLEERVEAMKEEELPSIDDDCNQLEVSDYVDEIYQYYWVSEAQNPPPENLLSIQADITPHMRGILVNWLIEVHHKFELMQETLYLMVTLLDQYLSQVTVKKDDMQLVGLTALLLASKYEDFWHPRVKDLISISAETYTRAQVLGMEKAFLKKLKFRLNAPTPYVFMLRFLKAAQSETKLEHLAFYLIELCLVEYEALRFKPSLLCAAALYVARCTLQITPAWTPLLCKHARYEVSQIRDCAELILRFHKAARVGRLKVTYEKYSSPDLSGVAAIKPLDALPL, via the exons ATGACGTCGTTTAAG AAACTGGATCATCGACAGAGCGCTGTGACACTTCAAGAGAGAAGCAAAATGTTGGCTGCTAAG CCAAAATTCAGCGTAGGACAAAATCGGGTGGGAAAAGACAACTGGACACGCTCTAGTG CAGTTGGTGTTGCAAGTTTTAAGGTTTATACAGAAAGTGACACTGCTAAAGCTGATGCCGGGAGCAG TTTCAGGACTTATGCAGCAGTTAACAAAGTATCAACACAGGAGAATACAGCTGCTTTAAAG GCTGGTTTGAAAAGTATGGAGAAGCGAAAAGGCATACTTGGTAACTCGGCAG CAAATGCAAATGTTGGAAGAAGAGCATTGGCCGATGTCAGCAATGTCAAAAGCAATTCTTCTAGGATTGTAGGGGGTGATGCCTCTAAAAAAAT GACTGGTAAAAGTGAGAGAATTAAATCTTTGCAGCG GGTTTCAGTGGGTACAGGCGTTAGGACTTTGAATTTATCATCAAGGAGATCCTTCCTG GGAAAAGGGCGAGAAAGCCCTAGCCAAGCTACTTCTAAGTTACAGACTTCCAAGAGAG GTATTAAAGACTTGAAGGCCCCTTCAGAGAATCAAGGGACCAAGGCTATTGGTCTAAACCGTGAGTCTGATGTTACCTATGGCAG gAGCACTTCTTATACTTCGTTTAAGCTGCTAAG GAAATCTCTGCCAGTGCTAAAGGTCAACCCTGAACAAGCAAGTATTCCAAAG GACAATGCTGGTACTTCTGAAAATTCTGGAAGGAAAAGTGAGTGTAATG TTAAGGttaaagttggcaagaaagtagCATCTAGAGTAAACGCTAATGCTAGGAGCCATCTGTTGAGGAATCGAGTGAGTGATGGCTTTGTGATTAT GGGTCAACGCAATTCAAATGCTCGTGTATTGCCAAGAAATTCTGTCAGG CCAACTTTGTCCACACTGAAGGCGCATGAGTCGCAAAGGACTTTGAAATCCAAGGGTGCATCAGGTCCAAACAAATTAGTTTCTGCTGCTGcaacttcatccaaaactgAAAAAGTCATTACGGCTTTCCTTCCTGATAATGTTAAGCATGAAGCCACTCAGGTAGAGCTCCCATCTGAAGAAAACAGCAGACAGAGTGCTTCAACTATCATTTCCAGGAGAAAGTCAAATAGGAGGAGATCTTACACATCTCTACTTATGACCGGATCAAAG TTACTAGAGGAACGTGTTGAAGCTATGAAGGAGGAAGAACTACCAAGCATTGATGATGATTGCAATCAACTGGAAGTTTCCGATTATGTTGATGAGATCTATCAGTATTACTGGGTTTCTGAG GCACAGAATCCACCTCCAGAAAATTTGTTGTCGATTCAGGCAGACATTACTCCTCATATGCGAGGCATATTGGTCAACTGGTTAATTGAA GTACACCACAAATTTGAGTTAATGCAAGAAACTCTTTATCTCATGGTGACATTGCTCGACCAATATCTTTCTCAAGTAACAGTTAAGAAGGATGACATGCAGTTAGTTGGTCTCACTGCACTCTTGTTGGCATCAAAGTATGAGGACTTTTGGCATCCGAGG GTCAAAGATTTAATTAGCATCTCAGCTGAGACGTACACAAGAGCACAGGTGCTTGGAATG GAGAAAGCTTTTCTTAAAAAGTTGAAGTTTCGTCTTAATGCACCTACTCCATATGTCTTCATGTTAAGATTTCTCAAGGCTGCTCAGTCGGAAACAAAG CTTGAACATCTGGCATTCTACCTCATCGAGTTGTGCTTAGTTGaatatgaagctttaaggttCAAGCCCTCGCTGCTGTGTGCAGCAGCGCTATATGTCGCAAGGTGCACCCTGCAGATTACTCCGGCTTGGACTCCACTGCTCTGCAAACATGCTCGCTATGAAGTATCCCAAATCAG AGACTGTGCAGAGTTGATCTTAAGATTTCACAAAGCTGCCAGAGTGGGACGTTTGAAGGTCACATACGAGAAGTACTCTAGCCCTGATCTCAGTGGTGTTGCAGCGATAAAACCCTTGGACGCACTTCCACTCTGA
- the LOC103445884 gene encoding putative cyclin-B3-1 isoform X5 → MTSFKKLDHRQSAVTLQERSKMLAAKPKFSVGQNRVGKDNWTRSSVGVASFKVYTESDTAKADAGSSFRTYAAVNKVSTQENTAALKAGLKSMEKRKGILGNSAANANVGRRALADVSNVKSNSSRIVGGDASKKMTGKSERIKSLQRVSVGTGVRTLNLSSRRSFLGKGRESPSQATSKLQTSKRGIKDLKAPSENQGTKAIGLNRESDVTYGRSTSYTSFKLLRKSLPVLKVNPEQASIPKDNAGTSENSGRKIKVKVGKKVASRVNANARSHLLRNRVSDGFVIMGQRNSNARVLPRNSVRPTLSTLKAHESQRTLKSKGASGPNKLVSAAATSSKTEKVITAFLPDNVKHEATQVELPSEENSRQSASTIISRRKSNRRRSYTSLLMTGSKLLEERVEAMKEEELPSIDDDCNQLEVSDYVDEIYQYYWVSEAQNPPPENLLSIQADITPHMRGILVNWLIEVHHKFELMQETLYLMVTLLDQYLSQVTVKKDDMQLVGLTALLLASKYEDFWHPRVKDLISISAETYTRAQVLGMEKAFLKKLKFRLNAPTPYVFMLRFLKAAQSETKLEHLAFYLIELCLVEYEALRFKPSLLCAAALYVARCTLQITPAWTPLLCKHARYEVSQIRDCAELILRFHKAARVGRLKVTYEKYSSPDLSGVAAIKPLDALPL, encoded by the exons ATGACGTCGTTTAAG AAACTGGATCATCGACAGAGCGCTGTGACACTTCAAGAGAGAAGCAAAATGTTGGCTGCTAAG CCAAAATTCAGCGTAGGACAAAATCGGGTGGGAAAAGACAACTGGACACGCTCTAGTG TTGGTGTTGCAAGTTTTAAGGTTTATACAGAAAGTGACACTGCTAAAGCTGATGCCGGGAGCAG TTTCAGGACTTATGCAGCAGTTAACAAAGTATCAACACAGGAGAATACAGCTGCTTTAAAG GCTGGTTTGAAAAGTATGGAGAAGCGAAAAGGCATACTTGGTAACTCGGCAG CAAATGCAAATGTTGGAAGAAGAGCATTGGCCGATGTCAGCAATGTCAAAAGCAATTCTTCTAGGATTGTAGGGGGTGATGCCTCTAAAAAAAT GACTGGTAAAAGTGAGAGAATTAAATCTTTGCAGCG GGTTTCAGTGGGTACAGGCGTTAGGACTTTGAATTTATCATCAAGGAGATCCTTCCTG GGAAAAGGGCGAGAAAGCCCTAGCCAAGCTACTTCTAAGTTACAGACTTCCAAGAGAG GTATTAAAGACTTGAAGGCCCCTTCAGAGAATCAAGGGACCAAGGCTATTGGTCTAAACCGTGAGTCTGATGTTACCTATGGCAG gAGCACTTCTTATACTTCGTTTAAGCTGCTAAG GAAATCTCTGCCAGTGCTAAAGGTCAACCCTGAACAAGCAAGTATTCCAAAG GACAATGCTGGTACTTCTGAAAATTCTGGAAGGAAAA TTAAGGttaaagttggcaagaaagtagCATCTAGAGTAAACGCTAATGCTAGGAGCCATCTGTTGAGGAATCGAGTGAGTGATGGCTTTGTGATTAT GGGTCAACGCAATTCAAATGCTCGTGTATTGCCAAGAAATTCTGTCAGG CCAACTTTGTCCACACTGAAGGCGCATGAGTCGCAAAGGACTTTGAAATCCAAGGGTGCATCAGGTCCAAACAAATTAGTTTCTGCTGCTGcaacttcatccaaaactgAAAAAGTCATTACGGCTTTCCTTCCTGATAATGTTAAGCATGAAGCCACTCAGGTAGAGCTCCCATCTGAAGAAAACAGCAGACAGAGTGCTTCAACTATCATTTCCAGGAGAAAGTCAAATAGGAGGAGATCTTACACATCTCTACTTATGACCGGATCAAAG TTACTAGAGGAACGTGTTGAAGCTATGAAGGAGGAAGAACTACCAAGCATTGATGATGATTGCAATCAACTGGAAGTTTCCGATTATGTTGATGAGATCTATCAGTATTACTGGGTTTCTGAG GCACAGAATCCACCTCCAGAAAATTTGTTGTCGATTCAGGCAGACATTACTCCTCATATGCGAGGCATATTGGTCAACTGGTTAATTGAA GTACACCACAAATTTGAGTTAATGCAAGAAACTCTTTATCTCATGGTGACATTGCTCGACCAATATCTTTCTCAAGTAACAGTTAAGAAGGATGACATGCAGTTAGTTGGTCTCACTGCACTCTTGTTGGCATCAAAGTATGAGGACTTTTGGCATCCGAGG GTCAAAGATTTAATTAGCATCTCAGCTGAGACGTACACAAGAGCACAGGTGCTTGGAATG GAGAAAGCTTTTCTTAAAAAGTTGAAGTTTCGTCTTAATGCACCTACTCCATATGTCTTCATGTTAAGATTTCTCAAGGCTGCTCAGTCGGAAACAAAG CTTGAACATCTGGCATTCTACCTCATCGAGTTGTGCTTAGTTGaatatgaagctttaaggttCAAGCCCTCGCTGCTGTGTGCAGCAGCGCTATATGTCGCAAGGTGCACCCTGCAGATTACTCCGGCTTGGACTCCACTGCTCTGCAAACATGCTCGCTATGAAGTATCCCAAATCAG AGACTGTGCAGAGTTGATCTTAAGATTTCACAAAGCTGCCAGAGTGGGACGTTTGAAGGTCACATACGAGAAGTACTCTAGCCCTGATCTCAGTGGTGTTGCAGCGATAAAACCCTTGGACGCACTTCCACTCTGA
- the LOC103445884 gene encoding putative cyclin-B3-1 isoform X3: MTSFKKLDHRQSAVTLQERSKMLAAKPKFSVGQNRVGKDNWTRSSAVGVASFKVYTESDTAKADAGSRTYAAVNKVSTQENTAALKAGLKSMEKRKGILGNSAANANVGRRALADVSNVKSNSSRIVGGDASKKMTGKSERIKSLQRVSVGTGVRTLNLSSRRSFLGKGRESPSQATSKLQTSKRGIKDLKAPSENQGTKAIGLNRESDVTYGRSTSYTSFKLLRKSLPVLKVNPEQASIPKDNAGTSENSGRKSECNVKVKVGKKVASRVNANARSHLLRNRVSDGFVIMGQRNSNARVLPRNSVRPTLSTLKAHESQRTLKSKGASGPNKLVSAAATSSKTEKVITAFLPDNVKHEATQVELPSEENSRQSASTIISRRKSNRRRSYTSLLMTGSKLLEERVEAMKEEELPSIDDDCNQLEVSDYVDEIYQYYWVSEAQNPPPENLLSIQADITPHMRGILVNWLIEVHHKFELMQETLYLMVTLLDQYLSQVTVKKDDMQLVGLTALLLASKYEDFWHPRVKDLISISAETYTRAQVLGMEKAFLKKLKFRLNAPTPYVFMLRFLKAAQSETKLEHLAFYLIELCLVEYEALRFKPSLLCAAALYVARCTLQITPAWTPLLCKHARYEVSQIRDCAELILRFHKAARVGRLKVTYEKYSSPDLSGVAAIKPLDALPL, encoded by the exons ATGACGTCGTTTAAG AAACTGGATCATCGACAGAGCGCTGTGACACTTCAAGAGAGAAGCAAAATGTTGGCTGCTAAG CCAAAATTCAGCGTAGGACAAAATCGGGTGGGAAAAGACAACTGGACACGCTCTAGTG CAGTTGGTGTTGCAAGTTTTAAGGTTTATACAGAAAGTGACACTGCTAAAGCTGATGCCGGGAGCAG GACTTATGCAGCAGTTAACAAAGTATCAACACAGGAGAATACAGCTGCTTTAAAG GCTGGTTTGAAAAGTATGGAGAAGCGAAAAGGCATACTTGGTAACTCGGCAG CAAATGCAAATGTTGGAAGAAGAGCATTGGCCGATGTCAGCAATGTCAAAAGCAATTCTTCTAGGATTGTAGGGGGTGATGCCTCTAAAAAAAT GACTGGTAAAAGTGAGAGAATTAAATCTTTGCAGCG GGTTTCAGTGGGTACAGGCGTTAGGACTTTGAATTTATCATCAAGGAGATCCTTCCTG GGAAAAGGGCGAGAAAGCCCTAGCCAAGCTACTTCTAAGTTACAGACTTCCAAGAGAG GTATTAAAGACTTGAAGGCCCCTTCAGAGAATCAAGGGACCAAGGCTATTGGTCTAAACCGTGAGTCTGATGTTACCTATGGCAG gAGCACTTCTTATACTTCGTTTAAGCTGCTAAG GAAATCTCTGCCAGTGCTAAAGGTCAACCCTGAACAAGCAAGTATTCCAAAG GACAATGCTGGTACTTCTGAAAATTCTGGAAGGAAAAGTGAGTGTAATG TTAAGGttaaagttggcaagaaagtagCATCTAGAGTAAACGCTAATGCTAGGAGCCATCTGTTGAGGAATCGAGTGAGTGATGGCTTTGTGATTAT GGGTCAACGCAATTCAAATGCTCGTGTATTGCCAAGAAATTCTGTCAGG CCAACTTTGTCCACACTGAAGGCGCATGAGTCGCAAAGGACTTTGAAATCCAAGGGTGCATCAGGTCCAAACAAATTAGTTTCTGCTGCTGcaacttcatccaaaactgAAAAAGTCATTACGGCTTTCCTTCCTGATAATGTTAAGCATGAAGCCACTCAGGTAGAGCTCCCATCTGAAGAAAACAGCAGACAGAGTGCTTCAACTATCATTTCCAGGAGAAAGTCAAATAGGAGGAGATCTTACACATCTCTACTTATGACCGGATCAAAG TTACTAGAGGAACGTGTTGAAGCTATGAAGGAGGAAGAACTACCAAGCATTGATGATGATTGCAATCAACTGGAAGTTTCCGATTATGTTGATGAGATCTATCAGTATTACTGGGTTTCTGAG GCACAGAATCCACCTCCAGAAAATTTGTTGTCGATTCAGGCAGACATTACTCCTCATATGCGAGGCATATTGGTCAACTGGTTAATTGAA GTACACCACAAATTTGAGTTAATGCAAGAAACTCTTTATCTCATGGTGACATTGCTCGACCAATATCTTTCTCAAGTAACAGTTAAGAAGGATGACATGCAGTTAGTTGGTCTCACTGCACTCTTGTTGGCATCAAAGTATGAGGACTTTTGGCATCCGAGG GTCAAAGATTTAATTAGCATCTCAGCTGAGACGTACACAAGAGCACAGGTGCTTGGAATG GAGAAAGCTTTTCTTAAAAAGTTGAAGTTTCGTCTTAATGCACCTACTCCATATGTCTTCATGTTAAGATTTCTCAAGGCTGCTCAGTCGGAAACAAAG CTTGAACATCTGGCATTCTACCTCATCGAGTTGTGCTTAGTTGaatatgaagctttaaggttCAAGCCCTCGCTGCTGTGTGCAGCAGCGCTATATGTCGCAAGGTGCACCCTGCAGATTACTCCGGCTTGGACTCCACTGCTCTGCAAACATGCTCGCTATGAAGTATCCCAAATCAG AGACTGTGCAGAGTTGATCTTAAGATTTCACAAAGCTGCCAGAGTGGGACGTTTGAAGGTCACATACGAGAAGTACTCTAGCCCTGATCTCAGTGGTGTTGCAGCGATAAAACCCTTGGACGCACTTCCACTCTGA